The genome window TTATGTCGTCTCGAAATATGGCGATATCATGCAAGGGCCCAAAAACGGTGAGACGTGATGGGTTGGAGGTCCAGATAGCTTCGCCCGCAGGCTCGGAAGCTTGCGATAGCCTCGACTCCGAATTTGCCGATGCAAACGCACGCTTAACCCTCGACGTAAACATATCCGGAATTGACTGACGTGGTACTATCGAGGCAGCGCCCGCTGTGAAAGTGGACGACCATGGATCGTTATCTCCAGGAACAAAGACGAAAGTAGAGTGTTGTAAAAGTTCAGGATAGTCGGCTAGTATAATGGAGAGTGAATCAAAGTACTCCTTGTACTCGATGCTGCCAGCATGGCCGCCTCCATTGATTGTGGCCTTCTGGACGAAGTTCCCTATCACGATAAAGACTATTGGGCGTTCGGTGAGTGAAAGCTCCCTATATGTACTGAAAACCTTCCTCAGTGCGTCAAGCGACTTAAAGTTGTCAAGGTTGACCTCGCTCATGATAGCCACTTTCAGTCGCACGGGTGAATCCGCGTCATCGCGTAAACCTTGCAAACATTTGGCTTTGATTCTCCTCATTCGTGGGCCTTGCGCGCGTTCACTCCCGATTCCTAGAAAGTCAACCCATCCAAACCCTCCGCTAGAGCTAATCTCTCCGTTGCTGTGCTGGTGATTTGTTCCCAGTGATACTTCTCGTCGTTCGCACGGAGGTCCGCAAATTGATACACCCACAAATCGACCCCCAACGGCGCCACCGACTCCGCTGTTTCCGCCTAAGACTGATCCTCTCACGcttccctcctcttcataGACTCCATCGACGAGGACTACCATTCCGGGAGCAAACCAAGCACCATCGTCTGGTATCGTCCGGGCATGACTCAGATCTAGCGCAACGCTACCTGTCAAATCGACCAAGGATAGATCACCTGCGGGTGATATAGAGAGTAATCCTAGAAGCAGGTGTGACGTGCCACTTCTTCCAAGCAAGTTTGCGATCGGTGTCAACCTATAACATTGAGTGGGAGcgaatgaggatgacgacctCTTCATGGAGTGGCCTGTGAGATAACTCAACGATGATTGAAATGTTTCATTCCGGAGTAGACGCTGGTGAATGATGTTATAACGGTCTCTAAACATGCTAGTTTTGTGTGAAGCCTGCGGGAACAATGTAGCCTTTGACTTTGTTAATTCGAAGTACTTCTTGTCGACGTTGTAAGTCAAGCGGGGCATGTCGAATGCCTCAACAATCTTTATCCAATTTCTTGGGTGTAATGATAAGTCCAAATCATCAAGTTCCTCATTGTTGATTGCTGGGTCTGGAGACAAGTGCGGGTTCAGTCGCCTGGCATCACAATTGGGGGCATTCACATCTATCGGTCCTTCTCTTATTGCACTGGGTTTCGCAGCAACTACCCTTCCTCCACTCATGTTGCCCTCTAAGGCCTTCAAAATAGCCTTCAGTGAGGCCCCTCTCCCTTCCTCAACGATCACGCCACCCCCGGCCTTTTTCCAGCCTTTAGCTACCTCATCCAAGACGCGCTCCGCAAGGCCTTCTTCGCGCCATCCAGAGCCGCAATGTTTCCCCACAAAGGAAGCCAAAGTCTGCAGTGCTGAGGACGAGATGGTTAAGTTGTGCTTCCTGGTGAAAGTACGGAAAGCCACAGGTCGAAGCGTAGAAGGCGGAAGTAGAATTGGCAAGACTGAGCTCCTCGCGACCGGAGCATTAAGATTTGATTTTCGTAAAGGGCGTACCGGAGTGCCAAACCCtggagacgaagagaagatgagatcAGAGTCCAGGCACCTGTCTCCAGCAAGCGGTGTGCGGTCCATTTTCACTTCCGATGTGATAGTAATTGCTTAGTCTCTTCAGAGATGTGTCAGGACTGAGGACCAAATGAACGTAGCTTCAAGGACGATGAGCGGGCTATAAGTCATGCTCTGTGAGTTTCACTGCTATTGTCATGACAGAAGTCGGGTTCTCTGAAAAGGTAAACAAGATGCTGGGTTAGAGCGATCATGGGTTATccagatgacgatgatgatgatgatgttgttgttgttgttttTGAAAAAATTTGAAACACTAtgtaggtactccgtagaggTCCATTTGACCTTTCGAAAGACGCGTGGTTGCGGGTGGTCCACATATGCATACGCGCCGTGAGTTCGCGACAAGTTCCTAGAAAGCTTTGGGCTAAGAACTTACTAATTCTCTGTGCCGATATAGCATCCTTCCAACATTTCGCGAAGCGGATGTCGGCTTCGCAACTCCAGTTTCCCATTCTCATTTAGATGTGCTTCATTTTTCATTACTGGAAAAGTGCCTGCTGGTAATTCGAGACTACTACATCCCCACGGTG of Aspergillus fumigatus Af293 chromosome 2, whole genome shotgun sequence contains these proteins:
- a CDS encoding DNA polymerase epsilon noncatalytic subunit encodes the protein MDRTPLAGDRCLDSDLIFSSSPGFGTPVRPLRKSNLNAPVARSSVLPILLPPSTLRPVAFRTFTRKHNLTISSSALQTLASFVGKHCGSGWREEGLAERVLDEVAKGWKKAGGGVIVEEGRGASLKAILKALEGNMSGGRVVAAKPSAIREGPIDVNAPNCDARRLNPHLSPDPAINNEELDDLDLSLHPRNWIKIVEAFDMPRLTYNVDKKYFELTKSKATLFPQASHKTSMFRDRYNIIHQRLLRNETFQSSLSYLTGHSMKRSSSSFAPTQCYRLTPIANLLGRSGTSHLLLGLLSISPAGDLSLVDLTGSVALDLSHARTIPDDGAWFAPGMVVLVDGVYEEEGSVRGSVLGGNSGVGGAVGGRFVGVSICGPPCERREVSLGTNHQHSNGEISSSGGFGWVDFLGIGSERAQGPRMRRIKAKCLQGLRDDADSPVRLKVAIMSEVNLDNFKSLDALRKVFSTYRELSLTERPIVFIVIGNFVQKATINGGGHAGSIEYKEYFDSLSIILADYPELLQHSTFVFVPGDNDPWSSTFTAGAASIVPRQSIPDMFTSRVKRAFASANSESRLSQASEPAGEAIWTSNPSRLTVFGPLHDIAIFRDDITGRLRRNAVATKQGENELDSAFSQDAGAEAGLATANNETDAQAYPADAKARQSFSSAHTARKLVKTILDQGTMSPFPQSMRPVLWDHASSLQLYPLPTAFILADPEVAPFCMTYEGCHVMNPGRFISEEGSTCMRWVEYDILKNRGRVKEERL